GGACAAAAGACGGCTGCGTTTGAAATCTGTGATGAACTGCAGGATGCTCCAGATATTTTAGCAATACCCGTTGGAAATGCCGGAAATATCTCAGCATATTGGAAGGGATTCACTGAATATTATGAGAACGGCCAATCTGCAAAGCTCCCACAAATGTATGGCTTCCAAGCCGCTGGAGCAGCCCCGATTGTAAGAGGCGAAATCGTGGAAAATCCAGAAACGCTTGCGACCGCGATTCGTATCGGAAATCCGGCAAGCTGGGAGAAAGCAACAAATGCTTTACAAGAATCAAATGGACTGATTGATGAAGTTACAGATGAACAAATTGTAGAAGCTTATCAAACATTAGCTCGTTCTGAGGGAATATTTACTGAACCAGCTTCTGCCGCTTCGTTAGCAGGAATTATCAAACAAAGACGCTCAGGTCAGTTAGAAACGGGCAAAAAAGTGGTTTGTGTCTTAACCGGAAATGGATTAAAAGACCCTGATACAGCGATTCAATATGCTAAATTCAAGCCAGCTAAAGTAGAAAGCAGCTATGATTCTGTCTTAAAAGTTCTATATGCACATGCCGGTGAAAAAAATGAAACAGTTTGATGTTACGGTAAGAGTACCGGCTAGTACGGCAAATCTCGGCTCGGGATTTGATGCAATCGGAATGGCCCTAAATTTATATACTACAATCAAAATGCGCCGTGCTTCACAAACCTATGTTGCTTTAAAAGGCAACAATTTAGAGGGACTTCCAACAGGGAAAAATAACATGATC
This genomic stretch from Bacillus oleivorans harbors:
- the thrC gene encoding threonine synthase; translated protein: MSGILAKYAPYLPITAKTPSLTLHEGNTPLIFAPNLSEKLGLELYFKYEGLNPTGSFKDRGMVMAVAKAIEKGSKTIMCASTGNTSASAAAYAARANLNCFVLIPEGKIALGKLAQAIAYGAKIIEINGNFDDALSIVKDITAKEPITLVNSINPYRLEGQKTAAFEICDELQDAPDILAIPVGNAGNISAYWKGFTEYYENGQSAKLPQMYGFQAAGAAPIVRGEIVENPETLATAIRIGNPASWEKATNALQESNGLIDEVTDEQIVEAYQTLARSEGIFTEPASAASLAGIIKQRRSGQLETGKKVVCVLTGNGLKDPDTAIQYAKFKPAKVESSYDSVLKVLYAHAGEKNETV